Part of the Oncorhynchus nerka isolate Pitt River linkage group LG14, Oner_Uvic_2.0, whole genome shotgun sequence genome is shown below.
AGTGTAACACCAGCACATATTTTACACCCAGACaggtaggatgtgtgtgtgtgtgtgtgtgtgtgtgtgtgtgtgtgtgtgtgtgtgtgtgtgtgtgtgtgtgtgtgtgtgtgtgtgtgtgtgtgtgtgtgtgtgtgtgtgtgtgtgtgtgtgtgtgtgtgtgagagagagagtaagtaaGTATGATTATTTATTCATATATTTCCAGTAATATTTAATAATCCTTCTACGTGACATGTTTTTAAGACATTAtctcctcccctcaccctctGGTTTCCTCCAGCTCTTACACCACCTGAAGAGGGTGAATTTCACCAATCAGTTTGGGGAAAAGGTGCATTTTGATGCCAACGGGGAGCCAGTTCCTCTCTATGACATTATTAACTGGCAGAAGGTCAGCAGTGGAGATATCAAGTTCCAGAAGGTGGGAAGCTATGACGGCTCTGCCCCCCTCAGCCAACAATTGCAGATTGACGAGAGCGCCATCGTGTGGATAGGAGGGAAATCACAGGTGGGTTGTACTGGAAGCTGAGGTGTGGAATGGAGTAGTAACTTTCCACAAATAAGACTTAACTAGAACTAAAGTAAATGAGGGGCCTTTGTGTGGAATCAGAGTGTTCTCCCCTATGCAGTATTTAAGAGGCACAGTGGAAgacatatgtgtgtgtctgtgccctgTATCTCTCCCCAGGTGCCAGTGTCTCTGTGCAGTGCCCCCTGCCCTCCAGGCAGCAGACAGGCCCGTCGTCCAGGAGAGCCTCCCTGCTGCTTCGACTGCCTGCCCTGTGCAGCTGGGGCGATCAGCAACCAGACAGGTACACACACGGTGACACAACGCACCACGAGTTGAAAGTAGTGCTCTTATTTCTATATACTTTCATGTAGACCAATGTGTGTGCGCATTGTGTCCTCCCATGCAGGTTCTGTAGACTGCACTAGATGTCCTGAGTTCTACtggtcagacagagacagggtgaagTGCGTCGCTGGGATAGAAGACTTCCTGTCCTTCTATGACACCATGGGAATCATCCTGGTGTCAATCTCCCTGCTGGGTGTTGTCTCGACAACCACCGTCACAGCCATCTTCCACCGTTTCCAGGCCACACCCGTTGTCAAGGCCAACAACTCAGAGCTGAGCTTCCTGCTTCTTCTGTCACTCAAGCTTTGCTTCTTGTGCTCGCTGCTGTTCATTGGGCGTCCCTCTGCGTGGTCGTGTGGGTTACGCCAGGCAGCGTTTGGGGTTAGCTTCGTGCTCTGCCTCTCCTGCCTCCTGGTCAAGACCATAGTAGTGCTGCTGGCCTTCAGGGCCACTGTACCAGGCTCCAGTGCTCTGATGAAACTGTTCGGACCTTCCCAGCAGAGGACACTGATTCTCTGCTCCACCGCACCTCAGGTAGAACCGTTGAACTCATTAAACAGTAGTCCTACTAAATAATCTTTTGATGTTTGTCATGTTGGTCAGCCACATGATACTTGTTGTTCCACTCCTTCCCCTAGGTGTGTCTCTGTGCTGGCTGGCTCTCCATGGCTCCTTCCATCCCGTTCAGGAACTCTTCGTACCAGGGTCTGACTGGCATGGTAGTGCTGGAGTGTAAGGAGCCCTGGCCCCCAGGGTTCTATTTGGTGCTGGGCTACATAGGCTTtctggcctctctctgtctcctcttagCCTTCCTGGGACGCAAACTCCCTGACACCTTCAACGAGGCCAAGCTCATCACCTTCAGCATGCTGATCTTCTGTGCTGTATGGATCTCCTTCGTCCCTGCCTACGTCAGCTCTCCTGGAAAGTACACTGTAGCTGTGGAGATATTTGCCATCTTAGCCTCTAGTTTTGGACTGCTGCTGTGCATCTTTGCCCCTAAATGTTACATCATCTTACTGAGACCAGAGAGGAACACTAAGAAAACACTAAGAAAGGGATGACAGGGAAACAACAGGAAAACCAGAAATGATCAAAGTAGAGATTTAAagttattacatacagtaccagtcagatgtttggacacaccttctcattctacattgtagaataatagcgaagacatcaaaactatgaaataacacatatggaatcacgtagtaaccaaaaacgtgttaaacaaatcgaaatatattttacatttgagattcttcaaagtagccacccgttttCTTGATGACAACGTGGCACACactggaattctctcaaccagcttcatgaggtagtcacctagaatgcatttcaattaacaattgTGCctagttaaaagttcatttgtggaattaatTTTCAGCAAAGGAACTACtacttaaggacaccaataataaaaagagacttgctttggccaagaaatacgagcaattgacattagaccggtggaaatatgtcctttggtctgatgagtccaaatttgagatttttggttccaactgtctttgtgagatgcagagtaagtgaatggatgatctccacatctATGGttaccaccatgaagcatggaggaggaggtgtgatgatgtgggggtgctttgctggtgacattgtctgtgatttttttaaaattcaaggcacacttaaccagcatgactaccacagcatctgcagcaatacaccatcccatctcatttccgcttagtgggactatcattcgtttttcaacaagacaatgacccaacacagctcaagcagccaacaagtgctcagcatatttgggaactacttcaagactgtaggaaaagcattccaggtgaagctagatgagagaataccaagagtgtgcaaagctgtcatcaaggcaaagggggctactttgaagaatctaaaatataaattattttgggatttgtttaacacttgtttgattactacatgaatccatatgtgttatttcatagatttgatgttattattctacagtgtagaaaataatagaaatgatgaaaacccttgaatgagtaggtgtgtccaaacttttgactagtactgcaAGTAAAGAACAACTTAGTGTTAAGTGTTACTCATAACCACAACTCATAATGGTTGCTGCCCACTACAGTCCTTGTGATCCAGAGTGGTGCGGCGGTCAAAGGAAATGCatatcagtgctagaggtgtcactacagaccctggtttgattccgggctgcatcacaaccggccgtgattgggagacccgtagtgcgatgcacaattggcccagcatcgttaatgttagggtttggctggggtagtctgtaattgtaaataagattttattAAGTACCTTTATTTAAGTACTCTACATTGCACTAGAAACTATTTGGCTTcttgaacatttacatttacatttaagtcatttagcagacgctcttatccagagcgacttacaaattggtgcgttcaccttatgacatccagtggaacagccactttacaatagtgcatctaaatcttttaagggggtgagaaggattactttatcctatcctaggtattccttaaagaggtggggtttcaggtgtctccggaaggtggtgattgactccgctgtcctggcgtcgtgagggagtttgttccaccattggggggccagagcagcgaacagttttgactgggctgagcgggaactgtacttcctcagtggtagggaggcgagcaggccagaggtggatgaacgcagtgcccttgtttgggtgtagggcctgatcagagcctggaggtactgaggtgccgttcccctcacagctccgtaggcaagcaccatggtcttgtagcggatgcgagcttcaactggaagccagtggagggagcggaggagcggggtgacgtgagagaacttgggaaggttgaacaccagacgggctgcggcgttctggatgagttgtaggggtttaatggcacaggcagggagcccagccaacagcgagttgcagtaatccagacgggattaggacctgcgccgcttcctgtgtgaggcagggtcgtactctgcggatgttgtagagcatgaacctacaggaacgggccaccgccttgatgttagttgagaacgacagggtgttgtccaggatcacgccaaggttcttagcgctctgggaggaggacacaatggagttgtcaaccgtgatggcgagatcatggaacgggcagtccttccccgggaggaagagcagctccgtcttgccgaggttcagcttgaggtggtgatccgtcatccacactgatatgtctgccagacatgcagagatgcgattcgccacctggacAGTGTGTGTCTTAATGAACTGCTCTAGTAGGTGATGTAAACATGAGAAGACTGCCCATCACTGGACACTGGGTTGAAGTGTTTGCAATAATGTGAATAAGGTTGGCGTATTTGTGATCTGTAATTAATAAAAtgtaaagaaaataaaaaacaagGTATCTAACAAATGTGGATTGACAGGCCAAGCAATCATTGACAAGACACCAATATATCTGaaaatgtttattatattatactattataaTACATAATATGATGAACTACAATAGCAATTGAACACATGCACTTCAATGTTATATCAATTCATTCAGGAATAAAGCTTTTCTCCAACAACATGGAAGTGGTtccactctgtaggctactgctaATCACATCATGTAGCAGGTCAAATTAGATTTTAACACTCTAGATTTGAACAATCTCTCATAACATTGGAATATCTAATGTGAACCTGTGTCATGTTACCAGTTACAATGTTACCAATGATTATCTGCTAAATTGTTGGTAATCTCTGTCAGAGTCGTCCTACCTAACTGTATAATAAACCATATAACTGAACGTTACAATGTTTTTTCCACTCAATCATTTCTTAATAATGTATATCATTGGATGTCTTCTCCATAAGGTGTTTCTTGGTGTTCTTCTCCGGCCTGAACAGAATAATAAAGCATTTAGGAACAAATAATAGAAAGAACAACCCAAAGCTAGAGGTGATGATGGCAAAGATCTCCACAGCTACAGTGAACTTCCCAGGAGAGCTGACATAAGCTGGGATAAAGGTGATCCAGACTGCACAGAATATGAGCATGCTGAAGGTGATGAATTTGGCCTCATTGAAGTTATCAGGCAGCTTCCGAGCCAGAAAAGCCAGCACAAAGCACAAGAGAGCCAGGAGTCCTATATAACCCAACACAGCCCAGAAACCAATAGCTGAACCCACATCACACTCTAGAATGATCTTTTCCTTGTAGGTAGTGAGGTTTTTAATGGGGAAGGGAGGGGACAGGACCAACCACAGAGTGCATATCAAAGCCTGGACAAACGTGAAGGACACTACagtcaatctctgctgtggaggacCAAACCATTTCATGACATTATTGCCTGGAAGTGTAGCCCTGAAAGCCATCAACACCACTATTGTTTTCCCCAGAACACAAGAGATGCAGAGGACGAAGGTGATCCCAAACGCTGTGTGACGCAGCATACAGGACCATTCAGAGGGCCGGCCAATGAAAGTAAGAGAACACAGAAAACACAGAGTCAAGGAGAAGAGCAGCAGGAAGCTCAGCTCAGAGTTGTTGGCCCTGACGATGGCCGAAGTTCGGTGGCGGTAGAAGACGGTTGCCGTGGCGATGGCCAGACAAGCCCCGCCCACAGAGCAGGCGGTCAGGATGATTCCGAGAACCTCGTGGAAGGACAGGAACTCCACAGGTTTAAGGATACAGAGGTCTCTCTCAGCGTTGGGCCAGTACTCCTCGGGACAGATCAGACAGTCTGAAGAATCTGACCAGGACAAAACAACAGACATCAAATGTTAATAATAATAGATtcaggttttatttatttacaaataCATGTCCCACAATGCTGCACTTTGTCAGTTTACAATAAAGAATGTTGAATTAATGTGCAGCTTACATGAGAAAATAAGAACAGGAACATGATTGACAGATACTACCTTTGTAGTGCTGGTAATATGAATAAATCACTACTTAGTAAACCGTGATAGAAATTACTACACATTTTATGTCAACTGTTCCTATAGTCCTACCTGTGTTATTACTGATTTCTCCCTCTGCACATTGGATACAGTCATAACAGCATACAGGCTTTCCTTTCTGTACAGCCTTACGAGTGCCTGGGGGACAGCTCTCACTGCACACTGACACAGGTACTTGTGTACTGTTCTTTACCCAGGTGATTTCCCTGTTGATGTCAAACCTCTGGTTAGGAGGCAGGGATGCATCATAGCGCCCCACTGTCACAAACTCCATATTCCCACTCTCCCGTATCTGCCAGTTGACCAGCTCATAGGTGGCCACTGGGTCCCCGTTAGCATCGAAAGACACCTGGTACCCGTTACGAGAGAAGTTCACCCTCCTCAATCTCTCCAGGACCTGGGGGTTGGAAGggcaagggagagagaaggagagaggggaagagggatggagagataaatggatagagggggagagagtgaaacAGGACATTCATTTAACTCATATGTTTATCAGACGGTTACTTCATAACCAGCCATAATGTCCTTCATACACGTAAATAAACATATCAATCAGAACATTACACTCTTGTCTTGTCATTCACCTGTGTTGGCTTCACATGGAGGTTATTGTCACAGTTCACAGTGGAGTTTTCTCTCTCTTCACAAACGATGCTGTGGATGGCGTGTGCTATGGCATAAACAGCTTTATACACCATGTTAGTGACACGCAGCTGGGATGTATCTGTGTAGGGGGTCTGTAGCTGCTGTATATCCTCACTGCCATCACACACCTTCAATTCAACCCCAACACCTGTAGAGGTccctacagatagagagagagagagagagagagagagagagagagagagagagagagagagagagagagagacagaatgatagATATACAAATAGATTGATAAATGTGTAAatggacagatagatagatagatagatagatacctaTCCTCAGCCTACAGCCAAAGGCTCCCTCCCAGAACTCAGTGAGCAGGGGAGAGTTGGACACCTTCTGTGGGGAGAGGTCCAGGAGGAAGTCCCTGAGGCCGGGGATGACAGAGCGTTGGATGCCAAATCCGATGGCCCCGGCACACAGGCCGAAACGCAGCATATCTGGATCAGTGACCCAGGTCTCACTCCCGATCCACTGGCGGGGTGGAGAGGGCAGGCGTTCCATCTCCCTCAGCAGGATTCTCATGTCCCCAATGGCTGCAAATGCAACCACCACCCGGGCTGTGGAGCTGGGGAACATGATTATATCATATGCTTAATATGCTGGTCATGTTTGTCATTCATTGGAATGTCTCAGTGAAGTGAACATGAACATTAGTATTAATCAACACTTTTGACATGCTTAAGATATGCAAATCATGTTGGTCTCACAGGTCAGCTTTGGGAAAAGAGAGAAATGAAAAACATTTATAAATATGGTCTTGCTTTTGTGTGAATGAAAAGTTCACCAGTAATCATGGATCACCTGCGTATCACGTCAGCCACCCGTTGCACTCTGCTGAGTGGGTTGGTACGGTAGAAGGCTTCAGAATACTCCACACAGATACCCTCCTCTTGTGCTGCCTTTAGGAAAGCCGCCATCCCGTTATTACCGTAGTCAGAGTCGGAACGGACCGCCCCAATCCAGGTCCAGCCGAAGTGCCTGATGAGGTGGGCCAGAGCGGCAGCCTGGAACTGATCACTGGGGATGGTTCTGAAGAAGGTTGGATACTGTTTCTTATCACTCAGACAAGCACAGGTGGAAAAGTGGCTCACCTAGTTAAAAACAGACAGTCGAAAACATGAGAAAGATCATCATGTTGGCCAAACAAGTTTTAGTTATTGGCAACTTCCTGCTTTttttgtttagctgtgttgtaTGATGTTAGGGAgacattaataataataatgtattgttTTTCATTGGGCCCGATTGAAAGGGATACATATTTCTACCTGTTTCTACCTTTGTCGTTCTATTCATATTGATAATAGTATTATAAGACATACTGGTGCTGTGAAAAACATAAGTAAAAGGTGTGAAACTAATTCCTGGTCTCCCATAACAACCTAGCCTATAGTCCTCAGATCATGTTTAAATGCCTACTGAAGTTCTTCAAACTTTCTACCCAAAATTTCACGCAGAAATGTCTATTCCTGAAAGAGGAGAATACAGTTGGAATACAGGATTTATTTCCTGAAAAATAGGAGAATATACAGTAGGAATACAGTAAATAAAAAGTTTAACTCATTCCTGAAAGAGAGGAGTATGTACAGTAGGAATACAGTAAATTAAAAGTTTAACTCATTCCTGAAAGAGAggagtatgtacagtagaaaaaCAGTACATTAAAAGAAGCTGAATGATTTCTTTCCACATTAGTTTACCTGAGGAATGCCGAAAGGGCCGATGATGCGCAACATGCTGATGGTTGGCGTGGAGCCAGACTCGCCCACGATAGCTGTCACTGTAGCCGACCCCGAGCACTGTTCTCCGGTATCAAACATGGGGTCCAGGCCGTTAGCCAGTTGGAAGGCCACTTTCACGGCCATAGGAACCGAGGAGCAGGAGTCGTGCACTTGATAACCAAGTTTGACACCTGGTAGAAGTTCCGAACTGTTGTTTATCTCCTCAACTGCGAAGACCATGGCGCGGGAGAAGCGCAACTCACGGGAATCCAAACTGTAAATAGAAGGTAGGTGAGTGAGCACCTCTTGACAAAGTGGTAAACTAGCCTATAGAATATATGGTTATACGAGGGCAAACATCTTAATATCTAGCCAATTTCCACACAAATGCCTACACTTTTGATATCGGTAATTGAGGACATTGTAGTATAGCCTTCATTTTGAAAATGTGACGTTTCGTAACAGTAGGTTTTACCTACTCTCtgagacactaacacactgtttatCTGTCTTAAAAACACTGTTCATCTGTCTTTAAAACACTGTTTATCTGTCTTTAAAACAATGGTTATATGTCTTTAAAATACTGTTTTCCTGTCTTTAAAACACAATTTATCTGTCTCCCCACACAGCCACAGTCCTGTCCCCTGTTCCCTCTTGCGCTCACTGACCTCCCTGTGCACTGCAGGGGCTCAGGCAGGCTGGTGTAGCTGTGATCCACAGTGTGCATGTAGTTGTGGATGGAGAAAACACCCCCGATGACAAAGTCCCCGTCCTGGGAGAACGCCGGAGGACGAGGGGTGCCTTGGAGCCTGCATCTGACAGACTCCAgcccagaggcagagacagaggcagccgAGAGCAAGGCAAGCCCACCAGCCACCACAGCTAGATGTAGTAGAACCAGACTACCAGCCAGACTTGGATCCAGAGCAGGAGCCGGAGAGAGCCTCATTCCCCTGATGCGTAGAAGGTATGGAGTAATACAGCGCCACACAGACCCACATAGGTCAGGATACCTCTCTTCTCTGGGTTAAATACCCAACGTACCTCTGTGGGGATTCCTCTGGGGGCCACACTGTGGGTAATGCCATgctagggagggaggggctaGAGGCTGCTCTGCTCACCCTGCTTCTTTCAGCTATAGAGAGAATATGCACCAGCATCAGAACTACATTGACTGTAATGGTTTCTATAGACATAAACATACATTAGACACACAATAACCATGAGCCTCTCTTAGttgtcctagtggttagagtgttggactattaaccgaaaggttgcaagatcgaatccccgtgctgacaaggtaatataataatctgtcattctgaacatggcagttaaaccacttttcctaggccgtcattgaaaatattaATTTTGTTCTTATATTTATTCCCTCACTGTCTAGTCTTCTTGGCACCCTGGCAGTACACAGTATTTCCCCTACAGTTTACTCCATTTTGCACACTGCCAAATGGACTAAACCCTTATATTTCCTCTACAGTCTAGCCCTCTTGGCAAGCTGGCTATCTTCCATTTCCTATAAAGTCTAGTTCTCTTGGCACGCTGCCTCTACACAGTATTTcctctacagtctagtcctattGTCATTCTGCCTCTCTTATAGTTCCACTACAATCTAGTCCCCTTGACAAGCAGGCACAACACAGTATTTCCCCCACAGCCTCGTCCTCTTGGCTCTACACAGTACTTCTCCTACAGTTTAGTCCTCTTGGCTTGCTGCCTCTCTTAAATTTCCTACATAAGAGAAGCAAATGGCATTTGCTGTATGAATGATGATGatctccatattgcaaatgtgctgtcccttactagacgtccccGAATGTTTTTAAAATACGCCAACGGCCTTTGGCCGTGCCTCAGGGACAGATCTtccgggaagtcatcaaatgaagtTTCTCGGACATTtagtttccgttttacaaaatgttcacattttggtcatttttcagCTGTTCCTGAAAATTACACCAGATGGCGACTGGCTgcttattgcaaatgtacaaaacttCATCACAATGACATGGCCATTTCTCCTAAACGGGAAAGACTTCGAAGACAAAACTCAGTTGGCACGGGTTTGGCCAAATGGGCTGTTAGCCCAAACACAAGATGGCGTCGAGGCCTCAGCGCTTTTTGAGTTAAGGTCCATTTTCTGGAATTAACCTCTCTGGCACCAgtgggatggtagcgtcccacctcgacaacagccagtgaaattgcagggcgccaaattcaaaacaacagacatcccataataaaaattcctcaaacatacaagtattatacacccttttaaagataaacttcttgtaaatccaaccacagtgtccgatttcaaaaaggctttacggtgaaagcacacCACGCGATTATcttaggtcagcgcctagtcacagaaaaccatacagccattttccagctaaggagagggctcacaaaagttagaaataacaattaaattaatcactaacctttgatgattttcatcagatggcactcacaggacttGAAAATTGATGAAAAATACAAGTTTTATACATAGGATTATAGATAAACGTCttgttaacctttttgggatacggggcagcattttcacttttggatgaatagcgtgcccagagtgaactgcctcctactctgtcccagatgctaatatatgcatattattattagtattggatagaaatcACTCTGAAGATTCTAaaaaatgatgtctgtgagtataacagaactcatatggcagaagaaaacctgagaaaaatccaaccaggaagtgagaaatctgaagtttgtagtttttcaactcagcacacattgaagatacagggtgatattagttatgtttcacttcccaaggcttccactagatgtcaacagtatttagaaacctgttttgaggattctactctaaaggTGGGGCTCATAATggctctttgagtgagtggtctggcagagtgccacagcctcggTCTGGCGCGCTCAT
Proteins encoded:
- the LOC115124983 gene encoding extracellular calcium-sensing receptor yields the protein MMTMVFTVDEINRNSTLLPGVRLGYRILDSCDHVHTSLRGALSVVTGKRTEEHIVKGVEERMPGCLAGAPVPAVVGLASSTPTGAVAHTLGPFNIPLVSYFATCTCLTDKLSYPSFLRTVPSDLFQVRGLVQLVSHFGWRWVGILGTSDDYSRYGIQAFTQQLKDQGGCLAFHLTIPNSPSPAGLRAMADTLQSSRARVVVAFATEGQLLEFLSEGTLGFSFPGVSIPGLGEFLLKVRPSPTPGSEFINMFWEELFGCKLDFGAGSSSKSSGLTAMCTGSEDLRDTESSYSDVSRVRISYNVYKAVYAIAHAIHQLLQCDSTGHGQAQEKCNTSTYFTPRQLLHHLKRVNFTNQFGEKVHFDANGEPVPLYDIINWQKVSSGDIKFQKVGSYDGSAPLSQQLQIDESAIVWIGGKSQVPVSLCSAPCPPGSRQARRPGEPPCCFDCLPCAAGAISNQTGSVDCTRCPEFYWSDRDRVKCVAGIEDFLSFYDTMGIILVSISLLGVVSTTTVTAIFHRFQATPVVKANNSELSFLLLLSLKLCFLCSLLFIGRPSAWSCGLRQAAFGVSFVLCLSCLLVKTIVVLLAFRATVPGSSALMKLFGPSQQRTLILCSTAPQVCLCAGWLSMAPSIPFRNSSYQGLTGMVVLECKEPWPPGFYLVLGYIGFLASLCLLLAFLGRKLPDTFNEAKLITFSMLIFCAVWISFVPAYVSSPGKYTVAVEIFAILASSFGLLLCIFAPKCYIILLRPERNTKKTLRKG
- the LOC115124984 gene encoding extracellular calcium-sensing receptor-like, whose amino-acid sequence is MRLSPAPALDPSLAGSLVLLHLAVVAGGLALLSAASVSASGLESVRCRLQGTPRPPAFSQDGDFVIGGVFSIHNYMHTVDHSYTSLPEPLQCTGSLDSRELRFSRAMVFAVEEINNSSELLPGVKLGYQVHDSCSSVPMAVKVAFQLANGLDPMFDTGEQCSGSATVTAIVGESGSTPTISMLRIIGPFGIPQVSHFSTCACLSDKKQYPTFFRTIPSDQFQAAALAHLIRHFGWTWIGAVRSDSDYGNNGMAAFLKAAQEEGICVEYSEAFYRTNPLSRVQRVADVIRSSTARVVVAFAAIGDMRILLREMERLPSPPRQWIGSETWVTDPDMLRFGLCAGAIGFGIQRSVIPGLRDFLLDLSPQKVSNSPLLTEFWEGAFGCVGVELKVCDGSEDIQQLQTPYTDTSQLRVTNMVYKAVYAIAHAIHSIVCEERENSTVNCDNNLHVKPTQVLERLRRVNFSRNGYQVSFDANGDPVATYELVNWQIRESGNMEFVTVGRYDASLPPNQRFDINREITWVKNSTQVPVSVCSESCPPGTRKAVQKGKPVCCYDCIQCAEGEISNNTDSSDCLICPEEYWPNAERDLCILKPVEFLSFHEVLGIILTACSVGGACLAIATATVFYRHRTSAIVRANNSELSFLLLFSLTLCFLCSLTFIGRPSEWSCMLRHTAFGITFVLCISCVLGKTIVVLMAFRATLPGNNVMKWFGPPQQRLTVVSFTFVQALICTLWLVLSPPFPIKNLTTYKEKIILECDVGSAIGFWAVLGYIGLLALLCFVLAFLARKLPDNFNEAKFITFSMLIFCAVWITFIPAYVSSPGKFTVAVEIFAIITSSFGLFFLLFVPKCFIILFRPEKNTKKHLMEKTSNDIHY